The genomic stretch CGAGAACTTCAATTTGTGCATGATAAAATAAATCGTCACTCTTTATCTACTTAAGAGTAAATATATCTATCATTTATTGATAGTCATGCTATTGATTGTTCTCCAAAATTTTCCTTTTAGATCAAGACATATTTGTCTATTCCATACATATGTTGCATCCAGATTGGTTTCATTCCATGGACAACTGAATTGCTATCGGAACATTAATTTTATTGTCCACCTTTTCATCAATCTTATTCAGGTCCGGTGGAGCTCGCAGCCGTAGGCGTGTCTATTGCGGTGTTCAATCAAGTATCGAGAATTGCTATTTTTCCACTTGTTAGTGTCACGACATCCTTTGTTGCTGAGGAAGATGCTGTCAGCAAAAGTCGCAGTGAAGACCCAGAAAGCGGAGAATACCGAAGGTCATTTTCTGAGGATAGTGAAATGAAAGAATTGATAACTCACAATGGTAGGCAATCGCAAGTTTATGATCTCTTGAGAAACATTAATCTGGCAGTTAAAAGTGGTTGGCAATTTATCAAAcagatatttcaaatatttagaAGCTGAGTTACATCAGGATTTATGTCTTATCTGTGTCTTGTGTTGCtttatcagatcatgatgagcatGCACATACCTCGTCTGTCTCCTTGGATAAATCTACTACCATGACCGAGTGTGGGCATCATAAACGCATTCCATCAGCCTCTTCAGCATTAGCAATCGGTGGCATACTTGGCTTTCTTCAAACTCTATTTCTGGTTTTCGGAGCAAAACCCATTTTGAACTATATGGGCATAAAACATGTATGTATTATCATCCTCTGTAAGTTGTCCATTTTTTTGTCATAATTGTCATTTTTTCATTTTTGCCAATGTTCCAGCCTGTTTCATGTCCAAGTTATCATCATTTTCAGTAATGAGTTTTAGGATTGCAAATGATAAAAGAAAGTGATTCCCTCCAGAGAAGTTGCTAATGTGTTAGTAATCATTCACTCAAACAATTGTTGATATCACTTACCAGCGAGTAGGTCTGCAATAGTTTGATCATGATTTGATTCCTTCAGCAAATAGGACAAGACTCCATTTCACACCTAAATACGATAAACCTATGTCTATAATAATTGATGCAAGCAATTGTTTTAAAATGTTTATCATCTCATGGGTAACATCCTATCAGCCTGTTCAACTTTCATTATTTCCTAGTCATTAGTCAGGAATGTGCTAATCTAGAAATGTGTTCCTTGTATATTGGGACATTAGGTTCTTGAAGAATTCATGCTTTGGTATAAAAGATTGTAAACACCATGTTTTAAACATTACATGACAAGATCATTTATGTTAAAGATAATACCACATATGTGGAAGCAACAGTTATTCTCAGAGGTCCTAGATGTTGAGGCTCTGAAAAGCCTGATAATGGTTACTCCTTTGTGAAGTTTGAGGATCTTTTCTTTATATCTATGCTGATGTCTTTTTCCCAATTTATTTCAGAATTATTTGATGTAAATTATGCCTATACAATAACAGGGCCTATTTGTCAATAGGATTCCCCTATGATGACACCAGCATGTCAGTACTTGACATTGCGGTCCCTTGGTGCTCCAGCTGTTCTCTTGTCTCTGGCCATGCAAGGGGTTTTTCGAGGACTTAAGGATACAAAAACTCCTCTTTATGCAACTGGTAAGAAAAACTATAAACGGTTCTGATTGTGCTATATCATGATAATGTATTAAAAGTGAAATTATAGGGATTCATGTAATTTAGTTCTTTTTTTCTCACTGGCTTCCTATGTTTCTAGTTGACATTGAACTGCAAACAAGGCTTTCAAACCCATAACAGAATCCTGTTTGGatctaatattttctttctttacgTGCCCCTTGTAGTTCTTGTGCTGCTGTTTTGAGTTCCCTTGCATATCATTTTGACTTATTTATGTGAAAAATTCAAGTACCTGTCTTGCTCTTTGTCTATGTTATGAGAAACTTCAGACATTACTTTCCAAGTCTAGCACTTCCTATGTGTATAAAGATTTATTCAGTTTTTGTTATCTCGATTTCATGAGACTGCAGTCTTAGCAACTGAACTTCCTTTAGGTTCAATATCATGGAGCATATAAGAGTAAGTCACTCATTTCCGCTTCTTCACCCACACCCCTCATAGACGATAGAAGTTATCTATTCCGGTCACTATACATGTTCATATTACATTTGATGTTTCAGTATTTTTGTTGCCAAAGCATCTATTCAGTCGCAATACTGGAAGGCAATTCTTTATTAAGATGCTTATGCATATGCAGTAATATTCAAGGCCACATCTACTTTTACAACCCAAGTTTGATATCAAGGTTAACGAAACAATTTCCAAGGTTGaactaaaatatataattatatacaagTGGATCAAGCAGCATCCTCAtaggtgattttgtttttgatctTTATCCATGTTTCTCCACAATTCAGTtagcatgattttgaattttatTCAATTATTTGTTACCAATAACATTACCGTGATATTTGAAATGTTTATTCTGTCAATATCAGTCCATCTGCTTAATGGTCTCTTAGAATGTAAAAAACCGCAAAGATAGAATATAGTGGTGATGCAGTTGATCTTTGGTGGTGATTCGTTTAGTAGTTCTGATATAATTGTCACTCCCATGTAAAACCCTATTGCTTGTGTTCTTTCAACTGTTACAGTTACATGGTTTGGATGACCagctaaagtttttttttttcttctgactaGCTCAGTTGTTGGAGATGCAACCAATATAATTTTGGACCCAATATTTATATTCGTGTTCCAATTAGGTGTCAGTGGTGCCGCTATTGCTCATGTTATATCTCAGTAAGTTGTCTTATTTCTCTCTACATACATGCAGTAAGTTTCTCTAATTTGCTTTAATTTTGAACAAGAATTAATTGCAGAAAACACTAATATGTTCATTTTCCAAATCAGTTGCGGAAAACATCAATATGTTCTTTTTCGTTTTGTCATATTTCATTCCAGATACTAAAAGAATTTAATGCTTTGTAGATACTTAATTGCATTAATTCTCTTGTGGAGATTACTGAGGCAAGTTGATATCTTGCCACCTAGTATCAAAGATCTGCAGTTTGGTCGATTCCTAAAAAATGGTAAGTAGTTCATCGTATAAAGCTGTCATGCAATATTTATCATGGTAGTACAACATTTATCAGTTGTATATTTTAAGACATTTCTAGCTGTCAAAATTAGGAGAAATCACCAAGCTCTGCGACTAGATAAAAGCAATTGGTAAGAACTGTCTCAGAATAGAAAGCTGAAGAAATATTATGATAGTGGTAATGCATTTCTTGTACGTATGCATTAGAATTTGGCTTTCAACTCATATAGGTAATTCACCATGCTAATAATCCTCCTTGGCTCTTGAAACCAAGTTATTACTGCATGCATAATAAGTGTTCTTTATTCTGCAGAATATTGACCTGTACTGGATTTCAGGTCTGCTATTGCTTGCACGGGTGATTGCTGTAACATTCTGCGTGACATTAGCAGCATCAATGGCTGCACGACAAGGATCAATTCCCATGGCTGCATTCCAGATATGCTTGCAGATTTGGTTGGCAACTTCTCTTCTCGCTGATGGTTTGGCTGTTGCTGGACAGGTTAGGAGGCATCTGCGTTTACATGTGC from Musa acuminata AAA Group cultivar baxijiao chromosome BXJ1-3, Cavendish_Baxijiao_AAA, whole genome shotgun sequence encodes the following:
- the LOC135634116 gene encoding protein DETOXIFICATION 42-like isoform X3; this encodes MSSLNYRLLDSAATSLMSSPLRIFFRDVRHAFKLDELGLEIMGIAFPAALALLADPIASLIDTAFIGHIGPVELAAVGVSIAVFNQVSRIAIFPLVSVTTSFVAEEDAVSKSRSEDPESGEYRRSFSEDSEMKELITHNDHDEHAHTSSVSLDKSTTMTECGHHKRIPSASSALAIGGILGFLQTLFLVFGAKPILNYMGIKHDSPMMTPACQYLTLRSLGAPAVLLSLAMQGVFRGLKDTKTPLYATVVGDATNIILDPIFIFVFQLGVSGAAIAHVISQYLIALILLWRLLRQVDILPPSIKDLQFGRFLKNGLLLLARVIAVTFCVTLAASMAARQGSIPMAAFQICLQIWLATSLLADGLAVAGQAILASAFARRDHARATSAASRVLQWGMVLGLVLCIILGTSLQFVSRLFTKDNEVLQLIHIGIPFVALTQPINSLAFVFDGINYGASDFAYSAYSMVLVALVSIACLVVLSSSHGFIGIWIALSIYMSLRMFAGFWSWKQLQLFGSQKKKKSNYHSRYILKKYLLEKELITVS
- the LOC135634116 gene encoding protein DETOXIFICATION 42-like isoform X5 gives rise to the protein MSSLNYRLLDSAATSLMSSPLRIFFRDVRHAFKLDELGLEIMGIAFPAALALLADPIASLIDTAFIGHIGPVELAAVGVSIAVFNQVSRIAIFPLVSVTTSFVAEEDAVSKSRSEDPESGEYRRSFSEDSEMKELITHNDHDEHAHTSSVSLDKSTTMTECGHHKRIPSASSALAIGGILGFLQTLFLVFGAKPILNYMGIKHDSPMMTPACQYLTLRSLGAPAVLLSLAMQGVFRGLKDTKTPLYATVVGDATNIILDPIFIFVFQLGVSGAAIAHVISQYLIALILLWRLLRQVDILPPSIKDLQFGRFLKNGLLLLARVIAVTFCVTLAASMAARQGSIPMAAFQICLQIWLATSLLADGLAVAGQAILASAFARRDHARATSAASRVLQWGMVLGLVLCIILGTSLQFVSRLFTKDNEVLQLIHIGIPFVALTQPINSLAFVFDGINYGASDFAYSAYSMVLVALVSIACLVVLSSSHGFIGIWIALSIYMSLRMFAGFWRDNGRLRGG
- the LOC135634116 gene encoding protein DETOXIFICATION 42-like isoform X4, translating into MSSLNYRLLDSAATSLMSSPLRIFFRDVRHAFKLDELGLEIMGIAFPAALALLADPIASLIDTAFIGHIGPVELAAVGVSIAVFNQVSRIAIFPLVSVTTSFVAEEDAVSKSRSEDPESGEYRRSFSEDSEMKELITHNDHDEHAHTSSVSLDKSTTMTECGHHKRIPSASSALAIGGILGFLQTLFLVFGAKPILNYMGIKHDSPMMTPACQYLTLRSLGAPAVLLSLAMQGVFRGLKDTKTPLYATVVGDATNIILDPIFIFVFQLGVSGAAIAHVISQYLIALILLWRLLRQVDILPPSIKDLQFGRFLKNGLLLLARVIAVTFCVTLAASMAARQGSIPMAAFQICLQIWLATSLLADGLAVAGQAILASAFARRDHARATSAASRVLQWGMVLGLVLCIILGTSLQFVSRLFTKDNEVLQLIHIGIPFVALTQPINSLAFVFDGINYGASDFAYSAYSMVLVALVSIACLVVLSSSHGFIGIWIALSIYMSLRMFAGFWRIHHLSGLIWTCSFSSIQQTKETFIASGNHTGQCSE